The Microcoleus sp. FACHB-672 DNA segment GTGCCTCGCGGTGCCAAAATTATCAATCCTCAAATTACTACACTTGAGGGGAAAGTTGTCAATCATCTGATTGGGCGAAATGATTACATTTACACCTACACTGTTTCATTTTTTAAGCCGGCTTCTAAAATTCGCTTTGGGATGTTAATCAAAACCTTAAGCGGATTTGAACTGGGAGGGGCTTCATTTTCAACCGGCAGTCATTCTATTAACCATGTTGAAGCTGAAACAACTTTGATTGTCAAATTTCAATTTCAGTGTTTGCTGCATCCTGGTGTATACTTTTTAAATGCCGGCGTTTCAGGGATTGTTGACGGCAATTTTACTTACCTGGCTCGTTGTATTGATGTTGCTATGTTTAGAGTTCAACCTCAAATCGAGTCTTGTGGAAGTGGAATCGTTGACTTACTGATTGAGCCTAGCTTATGTGTAGTCGAAGAAACAAAAAACTTGAATTTATCAGAACTGTAGGGATATAAGTTTTTAATCCTATCCATATCTCTAATCTTAAGTTTGTAAAATTACCGCATCTTTTGTCCTATTAAAATTCAGATGAGTAACCTCGAAACTATCCAGCAGAGAAAAGCAGATATTATCCAAAAATATGGGGAATGGACGAATCACAACATTCAACTGGAGGGCGATCTTTATACCATTAGCCGGCAAAGCATTACTGGCGCAGAAGTTAAATTAAGGCGAATTGTGCAAATGGTTGCCGATATTTCAGGTAAATCATTTGAAAATATGCGAATTTTAGACTTGGCTTGCCTAGAAGGACTCTATGGGATGGAACTTGCCTTGCAAGGTGCCAACGTTGTCGCCATAGAAGGGAGAGAAGCGAATGTAGAAAAGGCGCGGTTTGCCAAGGATGTTTTATCAGTCAATAATATTGAAATTATTCAAGATGATGTTCGTAATCTCAGCCTAGAAAAATATGGAAAATTTGATATTGTTCTGTGTATAGGAATTCTTTATCATTTAGATGCTCCAGATGTTTTTGAGTTTTTAGAAAAAATTTCAGAAGTTTGTCAAAGTTTTGCCATCATAGACACCCAGGTTAGTATGGTGACTGAAACTCCTGCTTTATATAAAGAAAAAGAATACTGGGGAAGATTATATACAGAACACGATCCTAATACGACTCCTGAAGAAAGAGTCAAGGTTTTGTGGTCATCATTAGATAATCCCAACAGTTTTTGGTTTACCCGTCCCTCTTTATATAATTTTCTGTCTCATATTGGGTTTACTTCTATCTATGAATGTCACAACCCTCCCGTCAAAAAGTATGAAATGATGCGATTAAAAAAGGAAACGGATCGCAGTACATTTTTAGCAATTAAAGGGAAAAAGGTATCTTTATTTTCATCGCAGGTGATGAATGACTTGCCTCAAGAAGACTGGGAAAATTCCTTAAAACCTGAAGAATTATAAAAGCTAAAACACTGAATTTGAAATAATTTATAACAAAACTAAGCGCACAGTGAGGGAAATGATGTCACAGACTTTAATCATAACTGGAATGCACCGTTCTGGCACATCCCTAACTGCTTCATTCATCCAAGCTTTAGGTATTAATTTAGGAGAAAATTTCTTTGCCGCTGATATTTTTAATGCTAAAGGTTATTTTGAAGATTTGGATTTTTTAGAATTTCAGCGAACAATCCTGCAAAATTGCTGCCGGCAGGGAGAAGCCGGTTGGACAGATTGGGGTTGGACAGAAAGTGAATGCTTGGATCGCGATAAATTTCAAACCTACATTAAGCCGGCAAAAGAGTTAATCGCATCTCGCAATCAAAAATCAGCTTTTTGGGGTTGGAAAGATCCGCGTACCTCTCTCATGCTTGATTTTTGGGAACAATTACTCCCTGAAGCGCGATATTTATTAGTTTATCGCTTACCTTGGGATGTCGCTGATTCGATTCTTCGCCTCAATAGTGGAATTTTCACTGAACATCCTGAATATCCCTTAAAAGTTTGGGCTTTTTATAACCGGCATCTCCTAGATTTTTACGCTCGACATTCAGATCGGTGTATTTTAGTTAATATTAATACCTTACTGCAATCTCCAACCCGGCTGGTTGAACTGCTGGAGACTAAGCTAAACTTGAGAGTTGCCAGTGATTATGAGCCGGCACGTTTGAAAGAAATTTATGATTCCAGCCTTTTTAATAGTTTAGGCCGGCAACATCCCCTTGTTCAACTTTTACAACAGATTGCACCTCAATATTTCTCACTTCTCGCCGAGTTAGATCGCGCAGCAGATATTCCCAGTGATTTTTTACAGGAATCGGCAGGCGGCAAAATTTCTCCTGCCGAATGCTTACCTTTATTACTCTACCGCCAGGCATTTGAAAATCAGGGACAGCTTCAAAATCTTTACCGGCAGCTTCAGCAAGATAAAATTGACCTAGAATCTCAACTCGCTCAATTAAAAGAAGAAAACTCAATTTTAAAAAGTTCCAAAGTTTGGAAATTACACCGTGCCTTATCTAAAATTAAAAAGCTAACTAAAATTAATTAACTGAAACAACTATGACAAACCGGGAGAACCAACTTAAATGTCTGCATTAAAAGAATCTAGAAGCAGTCAAGTCGCTTTGTCAGTGGTGATTCCCTGTTACAATCAAGGCGAGTTTATTTTGGAAGCTGTTTCAGGATTACAAAATTATAAAAATAATGAGTCTGTAGAAATCATTATTGTTAATGATGGTTCAACCGAACCTTTAACCCATAAAGTTTTAAATTATTTAAAAGAAAATGGCTATCAAGTCATCGATCAAATTAACCAAGGATTAGCTCAAGCAAGGAATACAGGAATTAGCAAAGCTTTAGGACGTTATATTTTACCTTTAGATGCTGATAATAAAGTCAGAGAAAACTATATTGTAAAAAGTATTGAAATTTTGGATAATTATCCAGAAATCGGAATCGTTTACGGCGATGCCGAATTTTTTGGCGCAAAAACAGGAGTTTGGCAAGTTCCCGAATTTGATATTAATCGGCTAGCACTGGGAAATTATATTGATGCCTGTGCGGTTTTCCGAAAAATTGTTTGGAAAGATTGTGGAGGTTACGATCCAAAAATACCCGATAAATTAGGCTATGAGGATTGGGATTTCTGGCTAGGCGCTGCTACACAAGGATGGAAATTTTATCACCTTCCGGAAGTGATGTTTGACTACCGGGTGCGATCAGAGTCTATGGTAAGCGCTTGCAATCTTCCGGAAAATCGCAAGCAACTTTTTCGATATATTTGTACTAAACATTTGGGACTTTATACAACAAATTTTGCTAATATATTTGCAGAAAAAGAGTTTGCCTTGCTCAGAGAAAACGCTCATTCTCAAACTTTACAGTGGCAGGTAAAACAAACCCAAGCTGACTTAGATCAAGCGCGAATCCAACTGCAACAAATCCAGGCGCAATTGCAGGCTGAACTTGCACACCGGCAGACTCAGCTAGCGCAAACCCAAGATGAGTTCGAGAAGTCACAAACCCAGCTCCAACAAACCCAAACCCAGCTACAACAAACCCAAACCGAACTAGAAAGCCGGCATAATCAGTTGCAACAAACCCAAGCCGAGCTTGATCGCATCCAAGGCGAATTAGGCAGCCGGCATAACGAGTTGCAACAAACTCAAACCCAGCTTGATGGAATTCAAAACGAACTCGTCCATTCTCAAAACCATCTGCAACAAACCCAACTGGCATTGGAGTCCTCACAAGCAACGGTTGCGGCGATGGAAACCAGTAAATTTTGGAAGTTACGCGCCCAGTGGTTTAAGCTTAAAAAAGTTATGGGGTTAAAACAAGAACCCTAACCAGTTGCTTTCATTCCCTCACTGCTTCAACCAAAACTAGCAAGTTCACAAGCTGATAGATCGATGTTTAAAAGTGCACTCTCCCGTCCCCGACATATTTTGTCACGTCTAAAGCATCTATCTATTATTTGGAAAACCAAAGGCACACGCCATACTTTATCAAAAGTATTTAAGAAACTTTATCTTAAGCTAGATACTACGCCGCCGGCAGTGATTGAAGCAGCGCCGGCAATGGCAACAAATGACGATCCTTACGCGCGTTGGCTTAACAAACATTATCCCAGAAAAGCCG contains these protein-coding regions:
- a CDS encoding class I SAM-dependent methyltransferase, translated to MSNLETIQQRKADIIQKYGEWTNHNIQLEGDLYTISRQSITGAEVKLRRIVQMVADISGKSFENMRILDLACLEGLYGMELALQGANVVAIEGREANVEKARFAKDVLSVNNIEIIQDDVRNLSLEKYGKFDIVLCIGILYHLDAPDVFEFLEKISEVCQSFAIIDTQVSMVTETPALYKEKEYWGRLYTEHDPNTTPEERVKVLWSSLDNPNSFWFTRPSLYNFLSHIGFTSIYECHNPPVKKYEMMRLKKETDRSTFLAIKGKKVSLFSSQVMNDLPQEDWENSLKPEEL
- a CDS encoding glycosyltransferase, with translation MSALKESRSSQVALSVVIPCYNQGEFILEAVSGLQNYKNNESVEIIIVNDGSTEPLTHKVLNYLKENGYQVIDQINQGLAQARNTGISKALGRYILPLDADNKVRENYIVKSIEILDNYPEIGIVYGDAEFFGAKTGVWQVPEFDINRLALGNYIDACAVFRKIVWKDCGGYDPKIPDKLGYEDWDFWLGAATQGWKFYHLPEVMFDYRVRSESMVSACNLPENRKQLFRYICTKHLGLYTTNFANIFAEKEFALLRENAHSQTLQWQVKQTQADLDQARIQLQQIQAQLQAELAHRQTQLAQTQDEFEKSQTQLQQTQTQLQQTQTELESRHNQLQQTQAELDRIQGELGSRHNELQQTQTQLDGIQNELVHSQNHLQQTQLALESSQATVAAMETSKFWKLRAQWFKLKKVMGLKQEP
- a CDS encoding sulfotransferase family protein → MMSQTLIITGMHRSGTSLTASFIQALGINLGENFFAADIFNAKGYFEDLDFLEFQRTILQNCCRQGEAGWTDWGWTESECLDRDKFQTYIKPAKELIASRNQKSAFWGWKDPRTSLMLDFWEQLLPEARYLLVYRLPWDVADSILRLNSGIFTEHPEYPLKVWAFYNRHLLDFYARHSDRCILVNINTLLQSPTRLVELLETKLNLRVASDYEPARLKEIYDSSLFNSLGRQHPLVQLLQQIAPQYFSLLAELDRAADIPSDFLQESAGGKISPAECLPLLLYRQAFENQGQLQNLYRQLQQDKIDLESQLAQLKEENSILKSSKVWKLHRALSKIKKLTKIN